The proteins below come from a single Acanthopagrus latus isolate v.2019 chromosome 4, fAcaLat1.1, whole genome shotgun sequence genomic window:
- the LOC119018761 gene encoding uncharacterized protein LOC119018761 isoform X1, protein MKNVLAGLAKLKETHSEYKDVFIDETATFDCLLEEEELRQEEEPSIPEEDRDVDLEEIFKSQNEPGQLEADEEEQEELRPGLSLDTCMQPPDIAQEILSYGDGVFSVAPAQGNKPVGFFTIPKLEAMAFPVQFPTGENTLDEARTVSLSPSLYFNSRLFAADTRFASDQSYLFFAQFVTETHLATNSMSIQMRKGKSKTKDGRRINNVMLQDKDEVERLIMSQDATRFMQPLRGTPAYWNKTLKDVHAMVRQIGKPTFFATFSAAEMRWPEFIEAIKAQQGEQGLFSDLDWKSKCDILRSNPITVMRMFEKRVEALMTNLILSPSQPIGEVEDYFYRVEFQARGSPHIHMLIWIKDSPKFEEDPDSHVMEFIDRYISCKMPDPDTDPELHKIVSEVQVHSRKHSKSCKKGNVACRFGFPKLPMDKTFITRPPTINCYQKEDQDDADFEAQIEEQKRALAEMQKLAKQTLQPVRDLLMDPGASFSSLTDLLCQCNLTYEQYFAAAQRLANTHVVMLRRHPNDCWVNAYNPDLLRAWNANMDIQYVIDDYSCIMYMMSYVAKPEHEMTEFLKNVIKDVKTSDVNKRDEMKQIMQAYSKHREVSAQEAVARTCSLRLKKCSRSVVFIQTDEEGLKMSHPMSRLERMEPGSVDVWMSGLPEKYVNRPLTREFERMCLAEFASDYRVVYGRQTESPNALPLLNDEGFILKRTVGKPAIIRFTRFSEEKTPEKFYRRLLKLYLPHRSDADLRDEAYPTYEEFYKCSDKWGMRVEEIVRHNKKRYEGQGKNMEAAFQQLQVCGPLVNAWNSFAPEVEVDRLECLAECEPRDQEQNGEDVPEFGTKTDKGSSMPRIDAPELSPDFVRKMYQSLNETQASVFYTVRQWCFELVWGHNPEPFYYFLSGGAGCGKSHVIKCIHHEATRILRELPRFRDHADMSQPAVLLTAFTGTAAFNISGNTLHSILKLPRSLKPPYQGLGNALDEVRATLANAEILIIDEVSMVSKELFAYVHWRFQQIRGNRKPFGGMSVLAVGDFYQLPPLGKAKPLCVYEETEFDLWKDNFKMVILTEIMRQKEDRAFAELLNRLRVKQKEDSLLDEDRLLLTQAVADNQHCPALSLHIYATNKEVDRHNADIVTASYKDAIAVAARDFRKDPRTGCMTFVSGEIKGHKRDLPDNIMAAQGVRVMLIRNLDVEDGLVNGTFGTVSNIVIREPEGVKMIGLLLDNPTAGQRYRKKILGPSDDSVYVERSEENLSNKKGVVRRQFPMKLAFACTAHKVQGMTMPSAVVCLKRVFEPGMAYVALSRTTSLQGLTILDFDEKKIYADPKIKTALESMPHASFQSCRPLLTFLKSIQQTPKVLTIVHHNTQGLPCHMVDLKAHHELQQADVLCLTETHLSGSSVAEIFQLEGYTMFTRSRQLSYNSCVNMAKKEGGGVAMYCRDTVQAEPRRYMQQVTDLEFVVLKIEAPVKVLIATVYKPPSFQLGIFLQNLKNLLDSLDMLNHQPIIVCGDFNEDHLSKGKKSIKDLFQSRGYTQLVANSTTEKNTLIDHIYISHPDKCLQSGVLQTYYSYHSPVYCILTE, encoded by the coding sequence ATGAAGAATGTGCTAGCTGGCCTTGCGAAATtgaaagagacacattcagaataTAAAGACGTGTTTATCGATGAGACTGCAACTTTTGACTGTCTGCTCGAAGAAGAGGAGCTCAGACAAGAAGAGGAGCCCAGCATCCCAGAAGAAGATCGGGATGTCGATTTAGAGGAaatttttaaaagtcaaaacgAGCCGGGACAGTTagaggcagatgaggaagaacaggaggagctgagaccaggcctctccctggacacttgcATGCAGCCCCCCGACATTGCACAGGAAATCCTTTCATATGGCGATGGAGTATTTAGTGTTGCACCCGCGCAAGGCAACAAACCGGTTGGGTTTTTCACCATACCAAAGTTAGAGGCCATGGCTTTTCCTGTACAATTTCcgacaggagagaacacattAGATGAAGCTAGAACCGTCTCCCTGTCCCCGAGCCTCTACTTTAATTCTAGGCTCTTTGCTGCAGATACGCGTTTTGCAAGTGACCAGAGTTATCTTTTCTTTGCGCAGTTTGTTACAGAGACTCACCTCGCGACAAACAGTATGTCTATACAAATGCGCAAAGGAAAGTCGAAAACCAAAGACGGCAGAAGGATTAACAATGTCATGCTCCAGGACAAGGATGAGGTAGAACGGCTCATCATGAGCCAAGATGCAACCAGGTTCATGCAGCCTCTCAGAGGCACTCCAGCCTATTGGAATAAAACGCTTAAAGATGTGCACGCCATGGTTCGTCAAATtggaaaaccaacattttttgccacattttccGCTGCTGAGATGAGATGGCCTGAGTTCATAGAGGCCATCAAAGCTCAGCAAGGTGAACAGgggctgttttcagatttggattggaaatcaaaatgtgacattctgaGAAGTAACCCCATCACAGTAATGCgcatgtttgaaaagagagtAGAGGCTCTCATGACGaatctcatcctctctccttcacagcCGATTGGTGAAGtggaagattatttttatcgCGTTGAGTTCCAAGCCAGGGGAAGCCCGCACATCCACATGCTCATTTGGATAAAAGATTCACCTAAATTTGAAGAGGACCCCGATAGTCACGTCATGGAatttatagatagatacattAGTTGCAAAATGCCCGACCCTGACACAGATCCGGAACTCCACAAAATAGTGTCAGAGGTTCAggtgcacagcaggaaacattcaaagtCCTGTAAGAAGGGAAATGTAGCCTGCAGGTTTGGCTTTCCAAAACTACCGATggataaaacattcatcaccaGGCCACCCACTATTAATTGCTACCAAAAAGAGGATCAAGATGATGCAGACTTTGAAGCGCAaatagaggagcagaaaagggccctcgcagaaatgcaaaaattggCTAAACAAACGCTCCAACCAGTTAGAGATCTGCTTATGGATCCAGGCGCTTcgttcagcagtttgacagacttGCTTTGCCAGTGCAACTTAACTTACGAGCAATACTTTGCCGCCGCGCAGCGCCTGGCAAACACCCATGTCGTGATGCTGAGGCGCCATCCAAATGATTGTTGGGTTAATGCCTACAATCCTGATTTGCTTAGAGCGTGGAACGCAAACATGGACATCCAGTACGTCATAGACGATTACAGCtgcatcatgtacatgatgtcatatgtaGCGAAACCGGAGCACGAGATGACGGAATTCCTTAAGAACGTCATCAAGGATGTaaagacatctgatgttaacaagcgcgacgaaatgaaacaaattatgcaggcctactctaaacacagagaggttaGCGCTCAAGAGGCTGTAGCCCGTACCTGCAGCTTACGCCTCAAGAAGTGCTCCCGATCCGTGGTGTTTATTCAGACTGACGAGGAAggtctgaaaatgagtcaccctATGAGTAGACTGGAAAGAATGGAACCCGGATcagtggatgtatggatgtcGGGGTTGCCTGAAAAATACGTCAACAGACCTCTCACTCGAGAGTTTGAACGTATGTGCCTGGCCGAGTTCGCGTCAGACTACAGGGTAGTCTACGGCCGGCAAACGGAAAGCCCGAATGCCCTTCCATTGTTGAACGATGAAGGATTTATTCTAAAGAGAACCGTAGGAAAACCAGCAATCATTAGATTTACTcgcttctctgaggaaaaaactccagagaaATTTTATAGAAGATTGCTGAAACTTTATCTCCCACATCGATCCGACGCCGATCTGAGAGATGAAGCGTACCCCACTTATGAAGAGTTTTATAAGTGTAGCGACAAGTGGGGTATGAGAGTAGAGGAAATAGTGAGGCACAACAAAAAACGTTATGAGggccaaggaaaaaacatggaagctgcgtttcaacagcttcaggtGTGCGGTCCTCTCGTGAATGCTTGGAACTCTTTTGCGCCCGAAGTTGAAGTTGACCGGCTGGAGTGCCTGGCTGAATGTGAACCTCGCGATCAGGAGCAAAACGGTGAAGATGTCCCAGAATTCGGCACTAAGACGGATAAGGGGAGCTCTATGCCTAGAATAGATGCTCCAGAGTTGAGTCCAGACTTTGTTAGGAAAATGTACCAAAGTCTGAACGAAACTCAGGCTTCCGTTTTCTACACTGTTcgacagtggtgctttgaactAGTCTGGGGCCACAATCCAGAACCATTTTATTACTTCCTGTCGGGAGGGGCTGGATGTGGCAAATCGCATGTGATTAAGTGCATTCACCACGAGGCAACGAGAATTCTGCGCGAGCTCCCGAGATTTCGGGACCACGCAGACATGTCCCAACCCGCAGTGCTGCTGACCGCGTTCACAggtacagcagcatttaacataTCAGGCAACACGTTGCACTCCATTCTCAAATTACCAAGGTCCTTGAAGCCACCTTATCAAGGTCTTGGGAATGCACTCGACGAAGTCAGAGCAACACTGGCGAACGCTGAGATTCTCATCATCGATGAGGTATCCATGGTCTCTAAAGAGCTATTTGCCTACGTGCATTGGCGATTTCAGCAGATCAGGGGTAATCGGAAGCCATTTGGAGGCATGTCTGTCCTTGCTGTAGGTGACTTTTATCAGCTGCCGCCCCTTGGTAAAGccaagccactgtgtgtgtacgAGGAGACTGAGTTTGATCTCTGGAAGGATAACTTCAAAATGGTCATCCTGACAGAGATCATGCGACAGAAAGAAGATCGAGCTTTTGCTGAACTCTTGAACCGTCTCAGggtgaagcaaaaggaagattCTTTGTTAGATGAAGACAGGCTCTTGCTTACACAGGCAGTGGCTGATAATCAGCATTGCCCAGCCCTGAGTCTACACATCTAcgccacaaacaaagaagtagaCCGTCACAACGCCGACATCGTAACTGCTTCCTACAAGGATGCGATTGCCGTTGCAGCTCGTGATTTTCGTAAAGACCCCAGAACTGGCTGCATGACGTTTGTGTCTGGGGAAATTAAAGGACACAAGCGAGATTTGCCCGACAACATAATGGCTGCTCAAGGAGTACGCGTTATGTTGATCCGAAATTTAGATGTGGAAGACGGCCTTGTTAACGGTACATTTGGAACCGTTTCTAACATTGTAATTAGAGAACCGGAAGGCGTGAAGATGATTGGACTCCTGCTGGACAATcctacagcaggacagagatacCGCAAAAAAATCTTGGGTCCCTCAGATGACTCCGTGTACGTCGaaagatctgaggagaaccTAAGTAACAAGAAAGGGGTTGTTCGCCGGCAGTTCCCCATGAAATTAGCTTTTGCTTGTACGGCCCACAAAGTTCAAGGAATGACCATGCCGTCGGCGGTTGTGTGTCTGAAGCGTGTTTTTGAACCTGGTATGGCGTACGTTGCGCTCAGCCGCACAACCTCGCTTCAAGGTCTCACCATCCTTgactttgatgagaaaaaaatttatGCTGACCCCAAGATCAAGACAGCCCTGGAAAGTATGCCTCATGCATCTTTCCAGAGCTGTAGACCATTGTTAACGTTTTTGAAATCTATACAACAAACGCCAAAGGTTTTGACAATTGTCCACCACAACACGCAGGGTCTGCCATGTCACATGGTGGACCTGAAAGCACATCACGAGCTCCAACAAGCAGATGTGCTTTGccttacagagacacatttgtcagggtCCTCTGTAGCTGAAATTTTTCAATTGGAGGGGTACACCATGTTCACACGTAGCAGACAGCTGTcttacaacagctgtgtgaacatggccaaaaaagagggaggtggagttgCGATGTACTGTAGAGACACTGTGCAAGCAGAGCCTCGCAGGTACATGCAACAGGTAACTGATTTGGAGTTTGTTGTCCTTAAAATTGAGGCTCCAGTCAAAGTGCTAATAGCGACTGTGTACAAACCGCCAAGTTTTCAACTGGgaatctttctccaaaacttgaaaaacctcTTGGACTCATTGGACATGTTAAATCACCAGCCCATCATTGTTTGTGGCGATTTTAATGAGGACCAcctttcaaaaggaaaaaaaagtatcaaagatttgtttcagtccagagGTTACACTCAATTAGTAGCAAATTCGACAACCGAAAAGAACACACTGAttgatcacatttacatttcacatcctgATAAATGTCTTCAATCAGGTGTTCTCCAAACATATTACAGTTACCACAGTCCggtttattgtattttgactgAGTAA